The DNA sequence GAGGGCAATGACCACGGACTCCAGCCGGATCATGCGGCGCAGCTGCCGGCGGGAGAGCCCGATGGCGCGCATCAGGCCGATCTCGCGGGTCCTTTCGACCACGGACAGGGCCAGGGTGTTCACCACACCGAGCACCGCGACGATGATCGCCAGGGCGAGCAGGCCGTACACGATGTTCAGCAACTGGCCGATCTGGTCCTTCAGGTCTTCCTTGAAGTCGGCCTGGTTCTGCACCTTGTAGACCGGGTACTCGGCCATCGCGCTCTTCAGGGCCGCGTACGCCTCCTTCTCCTTGCCCTCCTCCGCCATGCCGAACATGGCCACGTTCTGCGGCATGCTGTCGGCCGGGACGTAGGACGCCGCCGTGGTGAGGTTGGTGTACATCGCGCCGCGGTCGATGTTGGTGTCGTCGGAGGTGATGGCCGCGACCTTGAGCTTCGCCGTCTCCCCCGCCTTGAACGCGACGGTGAGGGTGTCGCCGACCTTGACCCCGTACTTCTGGGCGTAGTCCTCGCCGACGGACATGGCGTTCTTGCCGTAGGCCTTCGAGAGGTCGCCGGAGAGCACGGTGCGCCGGACGTCCTTCTGGTACGTCGGGTCGGCGGCGGTGATCCCGTCGTCCTCGGTCTTGCCGTTCGGGGCGGTGATCTTCGCCTTGACGAAGGTGTAGTCGGTCATGTGCTCCAGGCCGGGGACGGCGCGCATGGCGTCGGCGGCCTGGGGCACGATCGGGCGGCCGGTGCTGCTGTCCTGGACGATGAAGTCCGCGCCGACCGACTTGTCGAGCTCCTCCGTGGCCGAGGCCACCATGGAGGACCCGACGACGGACAGGCAGGCCACCAGGGCGAGCCCGATCATCAGGGCGGCTCCGGTCGCTCCCGTACGCCGGGGGTTGCGCAGGGCGTTGCGCTCGGCCAGCCGGCCGACCGGGCCGAAGAGCCGCAGGACGACGACGCTCAGGGCCCGCACCACCACACCGGCCAGGAGCGGGCCGATCACGATGAAGCCGATCAGGGTCAGGAGCACGCCGAGGGCGAGGAACATCGAGCCTTCGGTGGCCTTGTCCGCCTGGGCCGTCGCCCACAGGGACGCACCGCCCGCTGCCGTCAGGACCAGGCCGATACCGGCCCTGATCCAGCCGGACTTGCCGTCGGCGGGGGTCCCGGCGTCACGCAGCGCGGCCATCGGGGAGACCTTGCCGGCCCGGCGGGCCGGGATGTACGCGGCGAGGACGGTGACGACGACGCCGAGCACGAGGCCGATCGTCGGGGTCGTCCAGGCGACGGTGAGGTCGTCGGTGGACAGCTCCATGCCGACGGCGCCCATGGCCTTCATCAGCCCGACGGCGAGGCCGACGCCGGCCGCGACGCCGAGCACGGAGCCGACGATGCCGAGGAGGACCGCCTCCACCAGCACGGACCGGTTGACCTGCTTGCGGCTGGAGCCGATGGCCCGCATCAGGCCGATCTCACGGGTCCGCTGGGCGACCAGCATCGAGAAGGTGTTGACGATGAGGAAGATGCCGACGAGGAAGGCGATTCCGGCGAAGCCGAGCATCGCGTACTTCATGACGTCCAGGAAGGAGCCCATGGAGTCCTTGTTGGCGTCCGTGGCTTCCTGCTGGGTCTGGAGTTTGTACGCGGCCGAGCCGTCGAGGACGGCGGCCACGTTCTTCTTCAGCTGGGTGTCGCTGACGCCGCTCTCCGCGCTCACCAGGATCTGCGTGAAGACGTCGGGGGCGCCGAGCAGCTGCTTCTGGGCGGTGGCGGTGTCGAGGTAGACGACGGCCGCGCCCGGGTTGGTGACGGTGAAGGACGCGATGCCGCTGATCTTCGCCTTCATGTCACCGGTGGCGGCGATGATGCGCAGCTCGTCGCCCATCTTCAGCTTGTGCTTCTTCGCGGTGTCGGCGTCGACCATCACATCGGTGGGGCCGCGCGGTGCGTGTCCGGAGGTGATCTCCATCGAACGCAGGTCGTTCTCGGTCCAGTTGCCCGCGATGGTCGGGGCTCCGGTGTCGGAGCCCATGTTCTTGTTCTCGCTGTCGACGACGGTGACCGCCATGGAGAAGGCGGCGCCCTCCGCCTTCTTCACCCCGTCGGCCTTCGCGACCTCCTGGACGACGGAGGCGGGCAGCGAGGCGGGCTTGCCGTTGTCGGGCTGCTCGTCGTTCTCGTCGGACGTCTTCGGGCTGACGGTGACGTCGGGCGAGGTCACCGCGAAGAGCTTGTCGAAGGTGGTGTTCATCGTGTCGGTGAAGACGAGCGTGCCGCAGACGAACGCCACGGACAGCAGCACCGCCACGGCGGAGAGGGCCATCCGGCCCTTGTGCGCGAGGAAGTTGCGCACCGAGGTCTTCCAGACAGTCATGACGTCCGCCCACGTGCGTCGAAGTGCTTCATGCGGTCGAGGACCTGGTCCGCGGTCGGGTTGTACATCTCGTC is a window from the Streptomyces sp. MMBL 11-1 genome containing:
- a CDS encoding ABC transporter permease — encoded protein: MTVWKTSVRNFLAHKGRMALSAVAVLLSVAFVCGTLVFTDTMNTTFDKLFAVTSPDVTVSPKTSDENDEQPDNGKPASLPASVVQEVAKADGVKKAEGAAFSMAVTVVDSENKNMGSDTGAPTIAGNWTENDLRSMEITSGHAPRGPTDVMVDADTAKKHKLKMGDELRIIAATGDMKAKISGIASFTVTNPGAAVVYLDTATAQKQLLGAPDVFTQILVSAESGVSDTQLKKNVAAVLDGSAAYKLQTQQEATDANKDSMGSFLDVMKYAMLGFAGIAFLVGIFLIVNTFSMLVAQRTREIGLMRAIGSSRKQVNRSVLVEAVLLGIVGSVLGVAAGVGLAVGLMKAMGAVGMELSTDDLTVAWTTPTIGLVLGVVVTVLAAYIPARRAGKVSPMAALRDAGTPADGKSGWIRAGIGLVLTAAGGASLWATAQADKATEGSMFLALGVLLTLIGFIVIGPLLAGVVVRALSVVVLRLFGPVGRLAERNALRNPRRTGATGAALMIGLALVACLSVVGSSMVASATEELDKSVGADFIVQDSSTGRPIVPQAADAMRAVPGLEHMTDYTFVKAKITAPNGKTEDDGITAADPTYQKDVRRTVLSGDLSKAYGKNAMSVGEDYAQKYGVKVGDTLTVAFKAGETAKLKVAAITSDDTNIDRGAMYTNLTTAASYVPADSMPQNVAMFGMAEEGKEKEAYAALKSAMAEYPVYKVQNQADFKEDLKDQIGQLLNIVYGLLALAIIVAVLGVVNTLALSVVERTREIGLMRAIGLSRRQLRRMIRLESVVIALFGALLGLGLGMGWGTAAQKLLALEGLEVLEIPWPTILTVFACSALVGLFAALVPAFRAGRMNVLNAIAADG